CGTCGAGTTGCGGGGTGATCCCGTCCAGTTCCCAGATCATCGGCTCTCCTCCTCCATCAGGGCGCGAACGAAGGGGCCAAGCCCCACCTGCCGGTCCCGGCGCTGCCGTTCCGCCTTCAGGATGGTGATCAGGCTATCGGTGCTGCGGTCAAGGTCGTCGTTGACGATGACATAGTCATATTCCGCCCAATGGCTGATCTCGGCGCGGCTTTTCTGCATCCGCGCCGCGATCACCTCGGCCGCGTCCTGGCCGCGCGACACCAGCCGCCGCTCCAACTCGATGAGGCTCGGCGGCAGCACGAAGATCGAGACGACATGCTTGCCCAGGCTCGAGGCCCGGATCTGCTGGCCGCCCTGCCAGTCCACGTCGAAGAGCGTGTCGCGCCCGGCCAGCATCGCCGCCTCGACCGGGGCGCGCGGCGTGCCGTAGAAATTGCCGAAGACCTCGGCATGTTCCAGCATCTCGCCGGCCTTGACCA
This window of the Paracoccus sp. N5 genome carries:
- the gmk gene encoding guanylate kinase — its product is MGRNGLLVILSSPSGAGKSTLARRLMDWDPDLRFSVSATTRQPRPGEVEGSHYYFRSPEEFQDMVKAGEMLEHAEVFGNFYGTPRAPVEAAMLAGRDTLFDVDWQGGQQIRASSLGKHVVSIFVLPPSLIELERRLVSRGQDAAEVIAARMQKSRAEISHWAEYDYVIVNDDLDRSTDSLITILKAERQRRDRQVGLGPFVRALMEEESR